The window AACCTGTATAAATCTCCAGAAATAATTCAAGCTCCAACTTTCCAAGAAAAATTGTTAAACAATGACAATACTTGGAAATTTATAGGATATGTGGGAGAAAAATTGCCCCAAATTGGTAAAGTTCTTGATTATTTTAAATTTCCAGAATTTGCCGAGGGTAATATATTAGATAGTAAAGGGTTAAAAGCTTTAAGTAACGTACTTACTAGCAAAGAAGAGCAAGGAAAATTAAAGGAAATAGCGCTCGAATCAAGAAAGACTACCCCTGATATGAATAAAACAATCAATAATATCCTGGATTTAATGCAGAGCCAGGGGTTCTCTGATTACATAAATACCAAGGGAGTTGCGCTACAGAATTATATTGTTAAATCACTACAAGCACAGAAAGGTATAGAAGGCCAGTTAAGTGCATATGGTTTAAAACCTGAGAATTTACAACAAATTACCAGTATAGTGCCAATACTCCTTAATAATCCAAAGACTTTAAAGAGCGTTTATGGCCAATTCAGTGAGGGGCGTTATACCGATATGGTTAAGGAGCTATTAGTACTGTCAAAAGATAAACCTGAAATTATTCAGTATTTTAAAGATAATCAGGATTTATTTGTTGGAGTTATTGATAAAATTGTTAAAACCACGCCGGGGCTAGAAGGATATGAACTTAAAGGCGATTTATATAAAATTGTTCCTAACTTGCTTAAACATCCTGATAAATTAATAAGCCTTATCGATCTTTATGAAAAGGGCAAATATCCTGATATAGGAAAAGAGTTTTTAGGAATGATTCAAGAAGATAAGGATTTAAAACAATATTTTACTGAGAATAGCGAATTATTTAAACGTATTCTAGTAGATAAAGCTATGGGTATGAAAAGCTATGGGGTAAAAGACGAAGTAGCTGAGATATTTACCCATATTATGAGCGAAAAGAATATTCCCAGAGTCCAAGGCCTTTTAGATAAACACAAAAAAGGGGATTGGTTAGGATTAGCTACGGATACATGCCGGATGATTGAAGAAGATCCAAATTTTGCTCAGTATATGAGGGATAATCAGGAGAGCTTCAGCAAAATAGTAACCGCGATAGTAGATTCTTATCCGGCTATTAAGACCTACACCGGTAATCTTCCTATAGGGGAACTGGCTGCTAATTTATTGAAAGACCCGAAATCAATTAGAGAAGTTATAGAAGGTTATCAGAAAGGTGGAGTTGCTATGGTAGCCCAAGGAGCTAAATTCCTTGCTAACAAAGCTCTCGATAGCCAAGCAAGAGGAGCAGTTCTAGGGATAGTAGGCAGTTGGGTATTTGGAGATGGAATCGGTAAACAGGAAGTTATTAATCGTATCCCTGAAGCCATAATAGAAGTGAGCCCTCCTCCAGAAGGTGTCCGTGTTTCCTTGAGCGATGCTGCAAAAGCAGTTATTGTTGCTGGGGATGACATAAGCAAAAAACAAGAATTAACTGCCTTAATAGAGCGAAATATATTATTTGACGGGGTAACTATTGGTAGCCCTGAAAAACAAGTTAAACTAGAGAATATAGATATAAATAATAGTTTTGTTAATAGCAAATTCACTAATGTTTCATTTGAAGGTTCTAAATTCACTAATGCTAGTTTTACCGGAGCGACTTTTGAAAATGTAAATTTTAGCAATACGGAACTAGATGGAATAACGTTTCAAAGCCTCATACCGGCCCTCAAGAGCGGTACAATTTCATTAAAAGGTGCAAAAGTAGTAGGGCCGATGCCATATGCTCTTGACTTATCTGATATTTCACTTCAGGGAATAGATTTATCCGGTGTGACCTCAATGGCTGGCGTAAATTTGAAAAATACCGATTTTAGGGGAACTGTCTTACCACGTGACGAAATGGCTTTAAGAGAATCGTATAACTTAACTTCTGCCACTTTTGACTCTGATATGTCTGATTTGCAAAAGAAAAATCAAAAATATATGATGGATTTAATTACGGATTCTATTATTTCTAGAGCAGAATATTTAGGGGATCTAACGTCAGACCCTAAATTATTACGTAAAAATATAGAAGAGTTATACATAAGCGACTCTCCTATGGGCGCAGAATTAAGAAATCTTACTAGTCAAAATCCGGATATCGTAAAGTACAAGTCTTTCCCGGTAGCATCAAGTACTTATAATAATACCTCTGATCTATCGACAACGGGGGCTATCATGACTTTATTATATGAGAATAGGAATGATAGTAATAATATACAGGCCAAACTCGCTGCTAATGTTATTGCTGATCAAGTTACAGAAAAATTATTCGGCCAGGGTGCTAATCGGGGTAAAGACGGATATATGATAAGAGAAGCATGCCAAATGGCTATACAAGCTTTTTTAAAAGAAAATCCAGAAATTACTGCTCATGGTTTGGTAAATAGAGAAAACCTACCGGAACTGGTAAGTGAGCTTGCTGCAGATATTCATAAAAAAACGAAATATACTACTGCAGGACTAGTTTCGGGAGGTATATACTTACCTGACGGAGCAATTACAGAGGAACTAATCGGCAGAATAGCAAAACAAATGAATGACTCTTACCACTTCAGCAAAGCTGAGTTAGAAGAGATTCGTGAAGTAGCACAAGGTATTGGCTATAATTTATTTTCTGGAGGAGAGAAAGGAAAAAGAAAAGAAGATACTGCTCTGATATTTGAAAGTTTGAAAGAAGTCATATTAGAAATAAAAAAAGAGCATGGTGGAATTGAAGTGGCTGATATCTTAAAAGAAAAAAGGGCGGAATTAGTCGGAGGAGTGGATTCGGGTTATTTTTCTGTTACCAGAACCGGTCTTACTAAAGAATATTATCAAAATACAAGCTATACCACTGTCGGGCTTGCTTCAGGGGGGATATATTTAGACCCATCTCGATCAAAAGATCCTAATTTCTTATCAGTAGTAAAAGAGTTTGTTGCAGGATTGGTAGGTAGCGATATCGCTAAAAAGGAAAAGACCGTGCAGGGTGAAATAACAACTGAAAAGAGTCTAAAGAAACTAGTAGGAGCAGTCGTATCATCTTCTGTTGAAGGACATATCAGTAGTAAAGGATCATCACAGACTTTTTCTCCAAAACCTCGTTCTTCGAATCAAAGTCAGGTTGCTAAATAATATAAATTACGCATAGCAAAACCCTAAAAAAAGAGGGAAAATAACATCGTAGGCCATATCTAATGAGGTGTATAGTGGACTGAAAAATCAAGACAAATTTTTGTAGATTTTGTTTCCTATTATCTATAATGGTACCCAAAAACTGGACTGCTAAAAATGCAAAATGAGATATAATTTCACAACAAGGGAATGGAAATTATATGTCTAAAAAAGCGAAGCAATATAGTGCGACGGAAAAAACAAAAATTGTTATAGAAGCAATAAAAGCTGAAATGACAATAGCACAAATAAGCAGTAAGTACGGGGTTCATGCAACTCAAATACAAGCATGGAAAAAAAGAGGTATAGAAAATTTAGTTAGTGGTTTTCAAGTTAAGCCGGCAACAAAAGATCCAGACAATCAAGATTTGATAAAACAATTATATGAACAAATAGGACAGTTAAGCGTTGAGCGTGACTGGCTGAAAAAAAAATCTACATTGTTTGGACTTGGAAACTAGGAAAAGTATGATTGATAATAATTGTAGAAATCTAAGCATTGCTAGGCAATGCGATCTACTTTTAATTAATAAATCTACTTATTATTACAAGGCAAAAGGAATAACTACAAGAGACTTAGAAATAATGAAAGTAATTGATGAAATCTACACAGAGCATCCGTATTTCGGGGCCAGAAGAATGTCCAGGCATCTTGTACCGTTTGGAATTGTTATCGGTCGCAAAGCGGTAAGTCGTTATTACGGAATAATGGCAATAGAAGCCATTTATCCTAAAATGAATTTAAGCAAGCGCAACCAAGCTCATAAGGTATATCCTTATCTTTTAAAAGGCGTTGAAATTACTAAGACAAATCAGGTATGGAGCACCGATATAACTTATATTAGAATGGCACAAGGATTTGTATATCTAGTAGCCATTATTGATTGGTTTAGCCGTTATATTCTGAGCTGGAAGGTTTCAATTAGCTTAGAAAGTGATTTTTGCATCGACGCACTAGAAGAAGCCCTAGAAAAGCACGGTCAACCTGAGGTTTTTAATACCGATCAAGGTTCTCAATTTACGTCAAAAAATTTCATCCACGAACTTGTTAAACGTGAAATCAAGATTAGCATGGACGGTAAAGGTAGGGCTTTAGATAATGTATTTATTGAAAGATTTTGGCGTTCATTAAAACAAGAAAAAATATATTTGATAATTTTAAATACTGTCAAGGAGGTAAAAAATGCTATAACAGATTACATAACTTTTTATAATAGTAAAAGGATGCACCAATCCTTGGAATATTTAACTCCAGAACAGGTGTATTTAACAAAAATTATTGGCTAAAATTATAACGCAAATTATATCTCATAATTTCTGATTTTTAGTCTAGACAAATTGGGCCACCTTATATCATGCTGCATTTTGTAATGCATTGAGATAAACATCCATAGGTTTTTTATAACCAATACTAGAATGAAATCTTCTATTATTATATTTATCTACATATATGTTAATCCCCTCCCTAAGTTCTGAGATATTGTTAAATTCATTTATAAATATACAATTATATTTTAGAGTCTTAAAAAATCTCTCCATAACAATGTTATCGATGCTTCTGCCTTTACCGTTCATAGAGATTTGTATACCGTATTTCTCGAGTATTTTTATATGTTCTGAGCCGGTATACTGACTACCTTGATCACTATTGAATATCAGCGGAGGTGGGTACTTACTAAGAGCGTCTTCTAAAATACTCGTTACAAGGCTTGCATCCATTGAATTTGACAGTTTATAACTCAATATAGCTTTACTGTGCCAATCTATAATTGCTGCCATATACATAAAGCCTATCGGGGTTCTAATGTATGTTATATCCCCGCTCCATACTTCATTTGATCTTGGTACGTATACAGACCGACTACCGTTATATATTTGCCAATAAGGCTCAAGGAGATATGGATATATCTTATGATCTTTATTCTGCATAGAGATAGATTTCTTTTTCTTTGGATAAATAGCCTCTATACCCATAATACCCATGTATTTGAGAGTACGATCTCTACCAATATTTAATCCTTCCTCTAATAAAGATTTATAAATAAAACGATAACCATACTCTGGATTATCTGTATATATTTCATCTATTCTATCCATAATCTTTTTGTTGTATAAGCTCATTATTTGGGGCTGATAATAAAGCATAGATCTATTTATCTTCAATAATTCGCATTGTCTTGCCATTGATAATTCTTTCAGCTTGGAATCGACAAGATCTCGTTTATTTGCTATATCCAAGCCGTTTAGCTTTCCCAACGCCCAGTCCCTCTCTATTGTAGCCTTCCCCAGAGCTTTTGCTAATTCATCATTTTGAGATTTTAACTCCTCAATTTCTGTTTTGTACTCACTGACTACTTTTGCCGGCTCAAAAGCCATTGATGCATTACTTAAAAAATGCTTCTTCCAATTTTGAATAGTCTTTGGAGTAATTTCATATTTCTTTGATAATTGAGATATAGTTACCTCCGATTCTAGTAATTCCAACACTACTTTAGTTTTATATTCTGCACTGAAATTTTTAATATGCTTTTTTGTCATATAT of the Candidatus Megaera polyxenophila genome contains:
- a CDS encoding transposase; this encodes MSKKAKQYSATEKTKIVIEAIKAEMTIAQISSKYGVHATQIQAWKKRGIENLVSGFQVKPATKDPDNQDLIKQLYEQIGQLSVERDWLKKKSTLFGLGN
- a CDS encoding integrase, whose product is MIDNNCRNLSIARQCDLLLINKSTYYYKAKGITTRDLEIMKVIDEIYTEHPYFGARRMSRHLVPFGIVIGRKAVSRYYGIMAIEAIYPKMNLSKRNQAHKVYPYLLKGVEITKTNQVWSTDITYIRMAQGFVYLVAIIDWFSRYILSWKVSISLESDFCIDALEEALEKHGQPEVFNTDQGSQFTSKNFIHELVKREIKISMDGKGRALDNVFIERFWRSLKQEKIYLIILNTVKEVKNAITDYITFYNSKRMHQSLEYLTPEQVYLTKIIG
- a CDS encoding pentapeptide repeats (8 copies), which produces MKTAEADILEVEDPAKKARSQKAFEALNHIFSGKENGLIDSVLKDYTPVTKIVNGQEVTQAPGLSLGTIFKAIGFAIRNPGYIVSLYNLYKSPEIIQAPTFQEKLLNNDNTWKFIGYVGEKLPQIGKVLDYFKFPEFAEGNILDSKGLKALSNVLTSKEEQGKLKEIALESRKTTPDMNKTINNILDLMQSQGFSDYINTKGVALQNYIVKSLQAQKGIEGQLSAYGLKPENLQQITSIVPILLNNPKTLKSVYGQFSEGRYTDMVKELLVLSKDKPEIIQYFKDNQDLFVGVIDKIVKTTPGLEGYELKGDLYKIVPNLLKHPDKLISLIDLYEKGKYPDIGKEFLGMIQEDKDLKQYFTENSELFKRILVDKAMGMKSYGVKDEVAEIFTHIMSEKNIPRVQGLLDKHKKGDWLGLATDTCRMIEEDPNFAQYMRDNQESFSKIVTAIVDSYPAIKTYTGNLPIGELAANLLKDPKSIREVIEGYQKGGVAMVAQGAKFLANKALDSQARGAVLGIVGSWVFGDGIGKQEVINRIPEAIIEVSPPPEGVRVSLSDAAKAVIVAGDDISKKQELTALIERNILFDGVTIGSPEKQVKLENIDINNSFVNSKFTNVSFEGSKFTNASFTGATFENVNFSNTELDGITFQSLIPALKSGTISLKGAKVVGPMPYALDLSDISLQGIDLSGVTSMAGVNLKNTDFRGTVLPRDEMALRESYNLTSATFDSDMSDLQKKNQKYMMDLITDSIISRAEYLGDLTSDPKLLRKNIEELYISDSPMGAELRNLTSQNPDIVKYKSFPVASSTYNNTSDLSTTGAIMTLLYENRNDSNNIQAKLAANVIADQVTEKLFGQGANRGKDGYMIREACQMAIQAFLKENPEITAHGLVNRENLPELVSELAADIHKKTKYTTAGLVSGGIYLPDGAITEELIGRIAKQMNDSYHFSKAELEEIREVAQGIGYNLFSGGEKGKRKEDTALIFESLKEVILEIKKEHGGIEVADILKEKRAELVGGVDSGYFSVTRTGLTKEYYQNTSYTTVGLASGGIYLDPSRSKDPNFLSVVKEFVAGLVGSDIAKKEKTVQGEITTEKSLKKLVGAVVSSSVEGHISSKGSSQTFSPKPRSSNQSQVAK
- a CDS encoding integrase yields the protein MTKKHIKNFSAEYKTKVVLELLESEVTISQLSKKYEITPKTIQNWKKHFLSNASMAFEPAKVVSEYKTEIEELKSQNDELAKALGKATIERDWALGKLNGLDIANKRDLVDSKLKELSMARQCELLKINRSMLYYQPQIMSLYNKKIMDRIDEIYTDNPEYGYRFIYKSLLEEGLNIGRDRTLKYMGIMGIEAIYPKKKKSISMQNKDHKIYPYLLEPYWQIYNGSRSVYVPRSNEVWSGDITYIRTPIGFMYMAAIIDWHSKAILSYKLSNSMDASLVTSILEDALSKYPPPLIFNSDQGSQYTGSEHIKILEKYGIQISMNGKGRSIDNIVMERFFKTLKYNCIFINEFNNISELREGINIYVDKYNNRRFHSSIGYKKPMDVYLNALQNAA